One region of Eleutherodactylus coqui strain aEleCoq1 chromosome 5, aEleCoq1.hap1, whole genome shotgun sequence genomic DNA includes:
- the LOC136629174 gene encoding oocyte zinc finger protein XlCOF22-like, whose product MENNKNKMAERILHVALEIIFQLTGEDYTVVKKTSSNGCWAPVCDGWGRPLSPMTGPPPHPLIHEEINVQKILELTNKMMGLLTGEVPIRCQDVAVYFSMEEWEYLEGHKDLYKEAMMKTRQPLPSPVPSSKRSPPERCPRPLLPQDHQLLDQDEVLTDINTTETNVRGDQRCKEEIPTGNRPDNDNGSSKGHLLSADSKTENCGITQDTYEKPAIITDISSALHSKDPSSDPFIQVPTSESSQTDKQKKSHKREKHQTAQRERKTVPCSECGKCFRSKAELVRHLRSHTGEKPFSCSECGKCFSFKSGLVVHQRMHTGEKPFSCSECGKCFPVKSQLVIHQRNHTGEKPFSCSECGKCFRDKAQLVKHHIYHTGEKLFSCSECGKCFTVKSQLVRHQKSHTGEKPFSCSDCGKCFIDKQALVIHQRSHTGEKPFSCSECGKGLSNKANLVEHQRTHTGEKPFSCSECGKCFSFKSGFVVHQRTHTGEKPFSCSECGKCFTVKSQLVIHQKSHTRK is encoded by the exons ATGGAGAACAACaagaacaagatggcggagagaaTATTACATGTCGCCCTAGAGAtaatcttccagcttactggagag gattacacagtagtgaagaagacctctagtaatGGTTgttgggcccctgtgtgtgatggatggggaagacccctgagcccaatgacggggcccccacctcaccccctgatacatgaggaaatcaatgtacagaagattctagaactcaccaacaagatgatggggctgctgactggagag gttcctataaggtgtcaggatgtcgctgtctatttctccatggaggagtgggagtatttagaaggacacaaggatctgtacaaggaggccatgatgaagacccgccagccgctcccatcaccag ttccatccagtaagagaagcccaccagagagatgcccccgtcctcttcttccccaggaccatcag cttttggatCAGGATGAAGTTCTGaccgatattaatactacagagacaaatgtgaggggcgatcagcggtgtaaagaggagattcccacaggtaaccgcccag ataacGATAATGGAAGCTCAAAGGGACATCTGCTATCTGCAGATAGTAAAACGGAAaattgtggtatcacacaagatacatatgaaaaaCCTGCTATTATCACAGATATCTCCTCAgcacttcacagcaaagatccatcatctgatcctttTATACAGGTCCCAACTTCTGAATCATCACAGACtgataagcagaagaaaagtcacaaaagggaaaaacaTCAAACAGctcaaagagagagaaagacagttccgtgttcagaatgtgggaaatgttttagaagcaaagcagaacttgtcagacatttgagaagtcacacaggagagaagccattttcatgttcagaatgtgggaaatgtttttcttttaaatcagGTCTTGTAGTACATCAGAGAatgcacacaggagagaaaccattttcatgttcagaatgtgggaaatgttttccagtgaaatcacaacttgtcatacatcagagaaatcacacaggggagaagccattttcatgttcagaatgtggtaaatgttttagaGATAAAGCACAACTTGTAAAACATCACATatatcacacaggggagaagctattttcatgttcagaatgtgggaaatgttttacagtgaaatcacaacttgtcagacatcagaaaagtcacacaggagagaagccattttcatgttcagattgtgggaaatgttttatagatAAACAAGCACTTgtcatacatcagagaagtcacacaggagagaaaccattttcatgttcagaatgtgggaaaggtttgaGCAATAAAGCAAACCTTGtcgaacatcagagaactcacacaggggagaagccattttcatgttcagaatgtgggaaatgtttttcttttaaatcagGTTTTGTAGTACATCAGAGAacgcacacaggagagaaaccattttcatgttcagaatgtgggaaatgttttacagtgaaaTCACAACTTGTCATACATCAGAAAAGTCACACAAGGAAATAG